Proteins from a genomic interval of Spiroplasma endosymbiont of Lonchoptera lutea:
- the alaS gene encoding alanine--tRNA ligase, giving the protein MKYLTTSEIRQKFLNFFIKNGHYALPSASLIPVNDNSLLWINSGVAALKPYFDGRKAPPHQRLVNSQKALRTNDIENVGYTARHHTLFEMLGNFSIGDYFKKEAIVFAWEFLTSKQWLGIDANKLVVTVFLDDTDTIKIWKEVIGLDSSRIILGSRDTNFWDMGQGPCGPNTEIFYDRGTAWDKENYGLKLLQDDIENDRYLEIWNIVFSDSNNDGQGNYHDLPRKNIDTGAGLERLACIIQEVPTNFETDLFLPIIEGITKLVKVSYVPNNIFEKPNEQTKINVAFKVISDHIRAVSFAIGDGVFPSNKDRGYVIRRLIRRAMVYGHKLNINEPFLYKLVIIVVNLMKDYYPHLEAKQEIITSTVKKEEEKFFNNLKQGLNHFNEMLIEEKTITAENAFKLYDTYGFPIDLTIELASEKKITIDLVRYNELLEEQRKDARNARSNQQIEAMDMQNKLLLDLKIPSIFIGYEVEENPQAKVVALFYGEEMLTSVKDDIVDVILDATPFYAEKGGQANDTGIISNATMLGEVIDVKLAPNKQHIHRIQVNGTLKTNDIVCAVINHHHRNYGMKNHSGTHLLHSAIREILGADAMQIGSFNNYQYLRLDIAYNKEITTQNLQAINDLVTKWIAQNDSCEIYITSYDEAIKMNAMAFFNEKYDKEVRVVKFGNYSIELCGGTHVKYTGDIEQLLITSIESKGTGIYRFQALTSKQTINNYYDEQIKDLKTKSAEKFAKYNKNLLTDSYLEQLFNTITSMNNISNDIWKQLRTLYYELQIAFKKWEKKAEQKLIKEQINQYQNLEIISLPTYNILIYQFNDLAIATLKLLADKYRLLDNKLVIIFTNKNINTKNSLLVVVSESLIKEGLSAVTIVKSLTKQCQGSGGGNMQLALGGFNNEIKMQELLQQLKQEDALWNI; this is encoded by the coding sequence ATGAAATACTTAACAACTAGTGAGATTAGACAGAAATTTCTTAATTTCTTTATTAAAAATGGTCATTATGCTTTACCTAGTGCATCATTAATTCCTGTTAATGACAATTCATTATTATGAATTAATTCTGGCGTTGCAGCCTTAAAACCGTATTTTGATGGTAGAAAAGCTCCACCTCATCAACGATTAGTAAATTCACAAAAGGCCTTGCGAACTAATGATATTGAAAATGTTGGTTACACAGCAAGACATCATACTTTATTTGAAATGCTAGGTAATTTTTCAATTGGTGATTATTTTAAAAAAGAAGCTATTGTTTTTGCTTGAGAATTTTTAACTAGTAAACAATGATTAGGTATTGATGCTAATAAACTGGTTGTTACTGTTTTTCTAGATGATACTGATACCATTAAAATTTGAAAAGAAGTTATTGGTTTAGATTCAAGTCGGATTATTTTAGGGAGTCGTGATACCAACTTTTGAGATATGGGTCAGGGTCCTTGTGGTCCAAATACGGAAATTTTTTATGATCGGGGAACTGCTTGAGATAAAGAAAACTATGGTTTGAAGTTATTGCAAGATGATATTGAAAATGATCGTTATTTAGAAATTTGAAATATTGTTTTTTCAGACAGTAATAATGATGGGCAAGGTAATTATCATGATTTACCTCGTAAAAATATTGATACAGGAGCAGGTTTAGAACGATTAGCTTGTATAATCCAAGAAGTACCTACTAATTTTGAAACTGATTTATTTTTACCGATAATTGAAGGCATTACTAAATTAGTTAAAGTTTCTTATGTTCCAAATAATATTTTTGAAAAACCTAATGAACAAACAAAAATTAATGTTGCCTTTAAAGTTATTAGTGACCATATTAGAGCGGTTTCTTTTGCTATTGGTGATGGTGTTTTTCCTAGTAATAAAGATCGCGGTTATGTTATTCGCCGTTTAATTCGTCGAGCAATGGTTTATGGTCATAAATTGAACATTAATGAACCGTTTTTATATAAATTAGTTATTATTGTTGTTAACTTGATGAAAGATTATTATCCTCATTTAGAAGCAAAACAAGAGATTATTACTAGTACTGTTAAAAAGGAAGAAGAAAAGTTTTTTAATAATCTAAAACAAGGTCTTAATCATTTTAATGAAATGCTAATTGAAGAAAAAACAATTACGGCTGAAAATGCTTTTAAACTATATGATACTTATGGTTTTCCGATTGATTTAACTATTGAGTTAGCAAGTGAAAAAAAAATTACTATTGATTTAGTAAGATATAATGAATTATTAGAAGAACAAAGAAAAGATGCTCGTAATGCACGAAGTAATCAACAAATTGAAGCGATGGATATGCAAAATAAATTATTATTAGATTTAAAAATCCCTAGCATTTTTATTGGTTACGAAGTAGAAGAAAATCCGCAAGCTAAAGTCGTAGCTTTATTTTATGGTGAAGAAATGTTAACATCAGTTAAAGATGATATTGTTGATGTGATACTTGATGCCACACCATTTTATGCTGAAAAAGGTGGTCAAGCTAACGATACAGGAATAATTAGTAATGCCACAATGCTTGGTGAAGTTATTGATGTCAAATTAGCACCCAATAAGCAACATATTCATCGGATCCAAGTTAACGGTACTTTAAAAACTAATGATATTGTTTGTGCTGTTATTAATCATCATCATCGTAATTATGGAATGAAAAATCATTCGGGAACTCATTTATTGCATTCAGCGATTAGAGAAATTTTAGGTGCTGATGCCATGCAAATTGGTTCATTTAATAACTATCAATATTTACGCCTAGATATTGCTTACAATAAAGAAATTACAACCCAAAATTTACAAGCTATTAATGATTTAGTTACTAAATGAATTGCACAAAATGATAGTTGTGAAATTTATATTACTAGTTATGATGAAGCAATTAAAATGAATGCTATGGCTTTTTTTAACGAGAAATATGACAAAGAAGTTCGTGTTGTTAAGTTTGGTAATTATTCTATTGAATTATGTGGGGGAACACATGTTAAATATACAGGTGATATTGAACAATTATTAATTACTAGTATTGAATCCAAAGGAACTGGTATTTATCGTTTTCAAGCTTTAACATCAAAACAAACAATTAATAATTATTATGATGAACAAATTAAAGATTTAAAAACAAAAAGTGCTGAAAAATTCGCAAAATATAATAAAAATTTATTAACAGATAGTTATCTTGAACAACTATTTAATACCATTACTAGTATGAATAATATTAGTAATGATATATGAAAACAATTGCGTACATTATATTATGAACTTCAAATTGCTTTTAAAAAATGAGAAAAAAAAGCTGAACAAAAACTAATTAAAGAACAAATTAATCAATATCAAAATCTGGAAATTATTTCATTGCCAACATATAATATTTTAATTTATCAATTTAATGATCTTGCGATTGCTACTTTAAAGTTATTAGCGGATAAATATCGGTTATTAGATAATAAATTAGTAATTATTTTTACTAATAAAAATATTAATACAAAAAATTCGTTATTAGTAGTTGTTAGTGAATCTTTAATTAAAGAAGGATTAAGTGCCGTTACAATTGTTAAATCTTTAACAAAACAATGTCAAGGTTCTGGTGGTGGAAATATGCAATTAGCTTTAGGTGGATTTAATAATGAAATAAAAATGCAAGAATTATTACAACAATTAAAACAAGAAGATGCGTTATGAAATATTTAG
- a CDS encoding helix-turn-helix domain-containing protein — protein MGYKHLGIAERIYIENQLKFKVKISEIAKNLNRSISTINREVNPEM, from the coding sequence ATGGGATACAAACATCTTGGCATAGCTGAAAGAATTTATATTGAGAATCAATTGAAATTTAAAGTAAAAATTAGTGAAATAGCTAAAAATCTTAATCGAAGTATTAGTACTATTAATCGAGAAGTTAACCCTGAAATGTAA
- a CDS encoding AI-2E family transporter has protein sequence MERTDTKNIEIKTNNGNSKGNSSKFTISFDHKWTRWLFIILICLVVLLLLKLTGADQIILNVILAFIPLGLALAVIWGLNPLIYRLIKLKFNKTVAKYLTFFISLIIGIFIIVFLLWLFIDQFVSFISQFLGDSTVIKERLDNWKGTGVDQNKSLLSHIFGFAYDTEIEQWRLQTNVDWTPIKDNWQDILGQIKTKALIDKKGAWEILLTKLRNDYGIYLDSTNKFVVDYLRYLKQPSLDSVSEYFKNLYTEIKAWLIANNITIDDNDLNIVNEVVINNAKIGDAFDGNKLGKMYQLLFSFGATAQWFFSATFLVDIINTIYGYTTASNLTNIFLNRYFWTIASIFYGLFITIMITMFLLGGDKSFTNFLKTQLIPGKNIKRKEIIANALQKSLFGYGRGILIDMSYMFTFTTIMIVIAGYVAGGSTYKSSFAVLGLFMTFANIVPYVGPFIGMVPIALAGVLDALVAPSGTNELVSWVPMIVAVVGAFIVQLIENAFVYPKVFGRVTKLHPVTILMGISIFGAIIGIWGMIIAVPTIATIKAVANDIYNKKLLL, from the coding sequence ATGGAAAGAACAGATACTAAAAACATTGAAATAAAAACGAATAATGGTAACAGTAAAGGTAATTCTTCCAAATTTACTATTAGTTTTGACCACAAATGAACAAGATGATTATTTATAATTTTAATTTGTTTAGTAGTTCTTTTATTATTAAAACTTACGGGTGCTGATCAAATTATTCTTAATGTTATTTTAGCTTTTATTCCGTTAGGATTAGCATTAGCTGTGATTTGAGGTTTGAATCCGTTAATTTATCGTTTGATTAAATTAAAGTTTAATAAAACTGTGGCAAAATATTTAACTTTTTTTATTTCTCTAATAATTGGTATTTTTATTATTGTTTTTTTGCTTTGATTATTTATTGACCAATTTGTAAGTTTTATTAGTCAATTCTTAGGTGATAGTACAGTTATTAAAGAAAGATTAGATAATTGAAAAGGTACAGGTGTTGATCAAAATAAATCACTTTTATCACATATCTTTGGTTTTGCTTATGATACAGAAATTGAACAATGACGATTACAAACTAATGTTGATTGAACACCAATAAAAGATAATTGACAAGACATATTAGGTCAAATTAAAACTAAAGCACTTATTGATAAAAAAGGTGCTTGGGAAATTTTATTAACAAAATTACGCAATGACTATGGTATTTATTTGGATTCAACTAATAAATTTGTTGTTGATTATTTGCGCTACTTAAAACAACCATCATTAGATAGTGTTAGTGAATATTTTAAAAATTTATATACTGAAATCAAAGCATGGTTAATAGCAAATAACATTACTATAGATGACAATGATTTAAATATAGTAAATGAAGTTGTAATTAATAATGCAAAAATTGGTGATGCTTTTGATGGTAACAAATTAGGGAAAATGTATCAGTTACTATTTAGTTTTGGTGCCACAGCACAATGATTTTTTTCAGCAACTTTTTTAGTTGATATTATTAATACAATTTATGGTTATACAACAGCCTCCAATTTAACTAATATTTTTCTTAATCGCTATTTTTGAACGATAGCTAGTATTTTTTATGGTTTATTTATTACGATTATGATTACAATGTTTTTGTTAGGTGGCGATAAATCATTTACTAATTTTTTAAAAACGCAATTAATTCCTGGGAAAAATATTAAACGCAAAGAAATTATTGCTAATGCTTTGCAAAAATCTTTATTTGGTTATGGTCGCGGAATATTAATTGATATGAGTTATATGTTTACTTTTACAACTATTATGATAGTTATTGCTGGTTATGTGGCGGGTGGTTCCACATATAAAAGTTCTTTTGCGGTATTAGGTTTATTTATGACTTTTGCTAATATTGTCCCTTATGTGGGACCATTTATTGGAATGGTTCCCATTGCTTTAGCGGGAGTATTAGATGCTTTAGTAGCACCATCAGGAACAAATGAATTAGTTAGTTGGGTACCAATGATTGTTGCTGTAGTTGGTGCATTTATTGTTCAATTAATTGAAAATGCTTTTGTTTATCCAAAAGTTTTTGGACGAGTAACCAAATTACATCCGGTGACAATATTAATGGGAATTTCTATTTTTGGGGCAATTATTGGTATTTGAGGAATGATTATTGCGGTACCAACAATAGCAACAATTAAAGCAGTTGCTAACGATATTTATAATAAGAAATTGCTTTTATAA
- a CDS encoding IS30 family transposase, whose translation MGYKHLGIDERIYIENQLKFKVKISEIAKNLNRSISTINREVNRNKDNNHYFSLIAQNKAENRKQLHVYFHKFKNRKLVKYVQQKLLLGWSPEQIYGRIKNFHQEWIISFKTIYNWIYSGLLEKVTSKNLRRKGKKRKSQENRGKFNGKSIKERNVNNRITLGHWEGDTVVSSRGKSKSCLITLVERTSRFTLAILVENRTTKVINKNISHYLSILPNNLVKTITFDRGKEFANWQQLEKNLNVKIYFADAYSPWQRGTNENTNGLIREKFPKKFNFSNTTKNAVHKFILSLNQRPRKILNYLSPIEYLVRKII comes from the coding sequence ATGGGATACAAACATCTTGGCATAGATGAAAGAATTTATATTGAGAATCAATTGAAATTTAAAGTAAAAATTAGTGAAATAGCTAAAAATCTTAATCGAAGTATTAGTACTATTAATCGAGAAGTTAATAGAAATAAAGATAATAATCATTATTTTTCATTAATTGCACAAAATAAAGCAGAAAATAGAAAACAATTACATGTTTATTTTCATAAATTTAAAAATAGAAAATTAGTAAAATATGTACAACAAAAATTATTATTAGGTTGATCGCCTGAACAAATTTATGGCAGAATTAAAAATTTTCATCAAGAATGAATTATTAGTTTTAAAACAATTTACAATTGAATTTATTCTGGATTACTTGAAAAGGTTACTAGTAAAAATTTAAGAAGAAAAGGTAAGAAACGAAAATCTCAAGAAAATCGAGGTAAATTTAATGGTAAATCCATTAAAGAACGAAATGTTAATAATCGCATAACTCTTGGCCATTGAGAAGGTGATACTGTAGTATCATCACGAGGTAAAAGTAAATCATGTTTAATAACTTTAGTTGAAAGAACATCAAGATTTACTTTAGCAATATTAGTTGAAAATAGAACTACTAAAGTTATTAACAAAAATATTAGTCATTATTTATCAATTCTTCCAAATAATCTTGTTAAGACTATAACATTTGATAGGGGTAAAGAATTTGCTAATTGACAACAACTTGAAAAAAATTTAAATGTGAAAATTTATTTTGCTGATGCATATTCACCTTGACAAAGAGGTACTAATGAAAATACTAATGGTTTAATTAGAGAAAAATTTCCTAAAAAATTTAATTTTTCAAACACTACTAAAAATGCAGTTCATAAATTTATATTGTCTTTAAACCAAAGACCAAGAAAAATACTAAATTATCTTTCGCCAATCGAATATTTGGTTAGAAAAATAATTTAG
- a CDS encoding IS30 family transposase: MGYKHLGIDERIYIENQLKFKVKISEIAKNLNRSISTINREVNRNKDNNHYFSLIAQNKAENRKQLHVYFHKFKNRELVKYVQQKLLLGWSPEQIYGRIKNFHQEWIISFKTIYNWIYSGLLEKVTSKNLRRKGKKRKSQENRGKFNGKSIKERNVNNRITLGHWEGDTVVSSRGKSKSCLITLVERTSRFTLAILVENRTTKVINKNISHYLSILPNNLVKTITFDRGKEFANWQQLEKNLNVKIYFADAYSSWQRGTNENTNGLIREKFPKKFNFSNTTKNAVHKFILSLNQRPRKILNYLSPIEYLVRKII; this comes from the coding sequence ATGGGATACAAACATCTTGGCATAGATGAAAGAATTTATATTGAGAATCAATTGAAATTTAAAGTAAAAATTAGTGAAATAGCTAAAAATCTTAATCGAAGTATTAGTACTATTAATCGAGAAGTTAATAGAAATAAAGATAATAATCATTATTTTTCATTAATTGCACAAAATAAAGCAGAAAATAGAAAACAATTACATGTTTATTTTCATAAATTTAAAAATAGAGAATTAGTAAAATATGTACAACAAAAATTATTATTAGGTTGATCGCCTGAACAAATTTATGGCAGAATTAAAAATTTTCATCAAGAATGAATTATTAGTTTTAAAACAATTTACAATTGAATTTATTCTGGATTACTTGAAAAGGTTACTAGTAAAAATTTAAGAAGAAAAGGTAAGAAACGAAAATCTCAAGAAAATCGGGGTAAATTTAATGGTAAATCCATTAAAGAACGAAATGTTAATAATCGCATAACTCTTGGCCATTGAGAAGGTGATACTGTAGTATCATCACGAGGTAAAAGTAAATCATGTTTAATAACTTTAGTTGAAAGAACATCAAGATTTACTTTAGCAATATTAGTTGAAAATAGAACTACTAAAGTTATTAACAAAAATATTAGTCATTATTTATCAATTCTTCCAAATAATCTTGTTAAGACTATAACATTTGATAGGGGTAAAGAATTTGCTAATTGACAACAACTTGAAAAAAATTTAAATGTGAAAATTTATTTTGCTGATGCATATTCATCTTGACAAAGAGGTACTAATGAAAATACTAATGGTTTAATTAGAGAAAAATTTCCTAAAAAATTTAATTTTTCAAACACTACTAAAAATGCAGTTCATAAATTTATATTGTCTTTAAACCAAAGACCAAGAAAAATACTAAATTATCTTTCGCCAATCGAATATTTGGTTAGAAAAATAATTTAG
- the greA gene encoding transcription elongation factor GreA, protein MENNNNNEILLTKEGKEELNQELNELINIIRPQVIKELVEARNQGDLSENAEYESARNRQAEVEGRIKEIEDTLARAKVIATDRQGTKTIRIGSIVTILNLETNDKSTFKVVGTVEADPFENKISNETPLVKAIFDRSVNDIVEIKGKETKYKVKILEIGK, encoded by the coding sequence ATGGAAAATAATAACAATAATGAAATTTTGTTAACTAAAGAAGGTAAAGAAGAATTAAATCAAGAATTAAATGAGTTAATCAATATTATTCGTCCACAAGTAATTAAAGAATTAGTTGAAGCGCGAAACCAAGGTGACTTATCAGAAAATGCTGAGTATGAATCAGCAAGAAATCGCCAAGCTGAAGTTGAAGGTCGAATTAAAGAAATTGAAGATACTTTAGCACGAGCTAAAGTTATTGCTACTGATCGTCAAGGAACTAAAACCATTAGAATTGGTTCAATAGTAACTATTCTTAATTTAGAAACTAATGATAAATCAACATTTAAAGTTGTTGGTACTGTGGAGGCTGATCCTTTTGAAAATAAAATTTCTAATGAGACTCCCTTAGTTAAAGCCATTTTTGATCGTAGTGTTAATGATATTGTTGAAATTAAAGGTAAAGAAACAAAATATAAAGTTAAAATTTTAGAAATTGGAAAATAA
- a CDS encoding ABC transporter permease, producing the protein MFVLLKNSFRSIKKRFLQYIGLLILLVLAISIFSAMFANNQQITSKYDLIYKNSLRPTHRISNPSELKLINDSSNTTIDLTEHTSIPFENNNAKLMLMLAKLENEGFNCQIENQNKQEPFIDPMLCSIHLIVTTQNKDSDKVPLRETSIRNWRILMATNSQNIKSSLFFKGRIQNNNGQEFDIVPSFDLENIGLINNNPVSIVKGRIPIRNDEIVISETYSYVHNIKINDSFIIKNNKFIVVGIGNSYTTKFIQKNSLIQTVIPEQLSPKDNGVIYTTLDLLFDDHFRNDTKSSFENSNIYLTISGDEVQAQKDIYKQLKEKTLIEDVNKNFIKVISDELISNLIIQSIVFIALTFISMSALVLIVSFFIRKEINDQRTQIGILKSFGYKGWQISFNFIGSIFIITSLAAILGFGISLLFQKQFSGAMLIYNFGIVTIYFDIKILLIFFIFLPLLFTFVCWGLTTFLLRMPVLQLIYASNSSKGYLAAHFFKSLVVKFPFSFRLSVAFFTKSFGKWLVSGSILLLASFILFLQYLTVDTMNHKIDSFHSEWKVAGSTSYNEQYRNITDYDQFNANNTKQSATTAYFYNQQYEYIALQDIIGSQTSNIYNHNSNREFAYYLVDWQDEEIKPDTKKATIYRVFNTIDNEKLKEIFAVVEKIVNENPNISLIQIFQKLNVDKQNQLMKWFNRLKALQIKIPERYKFNVSSDTIAIILKNRKLIIELSKKIPSEFNFKDIMSFLNIIDDFKNTNININIENIDLTLNYVEYDNTQDYLMNRYYFNVPTLNAIQKINSGFNAFVYGVNQKSFQDILNIKHSDQYIDQLYFNNPNDYDAKRRILPVLVSRSYAEYYQHQYQVGDITNNFNMFWIKDMNIKIVGIIDNATDGWTIVTNEKLIAKYFVYREAIKNGDNYDIIDVNKEGNDFQNNNFYNFIMGKNEVLQPLRSMELYYERDSIPIVTIDSISTNNNKNNLVRPPLIKEEPNIPTLGIKNTANFNSILIIRLAKDGITNLLNIISSVLDTIRYVTLVVVIIVLILLVSMIIDDNVFIIATMKILGYHIKQIVSLIIGWYLIAVILFFAGGVGLSFLTWYIVGAYIFKLSGIMYLTHISLISLLLIVGIVLFILLITYFISIFIIQRKDVLILQKTS; encoded by the coding sequence ATGTTTGTTCTTTTAAAAAACTCTTTTCGTTCTATTAAGAAACGATTTTTACAATATATTGGTTTACTAATTTTGCTGGTGCTAGCAATTAGTATTTTTAGTGCCATGTTTGCTAACAATCAACAAATTACATCAAAGTATGATTTAATCTATAAAAATTCTTTGCGACCAACACATCGTATTTCTAATCCCTCAGAATTAAAGTTAATTAATGATAGTAGCAATACAACTATTGATTTAACAGAACACACTAGCATTCCTTTTGAAAATAATAATGCTAAATTAATGCTAATGTTAGCAAAACTTGAAAATGAAGGTTTTAATTGTCAAATTGAAAATCAAAATAAACAAGAGCCTTTTATTGATCCAATGCTTTGTTCAATCCATTTAATTGTCACCACTCAAAATAAAGATAGTGATAAAGTTCCACTTCGTGAAACTAGCATTCGTAATTGGCGAATTTTAATGGCAACAAACTCTCAAAATATTAAAAGTTCATTATTTTTTAAAGGACGCATTCAAAATAATAATGGTCAGGAATTTGATATTGTTCCTAGTTTTGATTTAGAAAATATTGGATTAATTAATAATAATCCTGTTAGTATTGTTAAAGGACGAATTCCGATAAGAAATGATGAAATTGTTATTAGTGAGACTTATAGTTATGTCCATAATATTAAAATTAATGATTCATTTATAATTAAAAATAATAAATTTATTGTTGTCGGTATCGGAAATAGTTATACAACAAAGTTTATTCAAAAAAATAGTTTAATTCAAACAGTAATTCCCGAACAGTTAAGTCCTAAAGATAATGGCGTAATTTATACTACCCTTGATCTTTTATTTGATGATCATTTTCGTAATGATACTAAAAGTAGTTTTGAAAATTCTAATATTTATTTAACAATTAGTGGTGATGAAGTTCAAGCTCAAAAAGATATTTACAAGCAATTAAAAGAAAAAACTTTAATTGAAGATGTTAATAAGAATTTTATTAAAGTTATAAGTGATGAATTAATAAGTAATTTAATTATTCAAAGTATTGTTTTTATTGCTTTAACTTTTATTTCAATGTCAGCATTAGTTTTAATTGTATCTTTTTTTATTCGTAAAGAAATTAATGACCAACGCACTCAAATTGGAATTTTAAAATCATTTGGTTATAAAGGTTGACAAATTTCGTTTAATTTTATTGGTTCAATTTTTATTATTACATCTTTAGCGGCTATTTTAGGATTTGGCATTTCATTATTATTTCAAAAGCAATTTTCAGGAGCAATGTTAATTTATAATTTTGGCATTGTAACGATTTATTTTGATATTAAAATTTTATTAATATTTTTTATCTTTTTACCATTGTTATTTACTTTTGTTTGTTGAGGATTAACAACCTTTCTTTTACGAATGCCCGTACTACAATTAATTTATGCTTCCAATAGTAGTAAAGGTTATTTAGCAGCACATTTTTTTAAATCATTAGTAGTTAAATTTCCGTTTTCATTTCGTCTTTCAGTAGCTTTTTTTACTAAATCATTTGGAAAATGATTAGTAAGTGGTAGTATTTTGTTATTAGCTTCGTTTATTTTATTTTTACAATATTTAACTGTGGATACAATGAATCATAAAATTGATAGTTTTCATTCCGAATGAAAAGTTGCTGGCAGTACCAGCTATAATGAACAATATCGTAATATTACTGATTATGACCAATTTAATGCTAACAATACAAAACAATCGGCAACGACTGCTTATTTTTACAATCAACAATATGAGTATATTGCTTTACAAGATATAATTGGTTCTCAGACATCTAATATTTATAACCACAATTCAAATAGAGAATTTGCATATTATCTCGTTGATTGACAAGATGAAGAAATAAAACCTGATACTAAAAAAGCAACTATTTATCGTGTTTTTAATACTATTGACAATGAGAAGTTAAAAGAAATTTTCGCTGTCGTTGAAAAAATCGTAAATGAAAATCCTAATATTAGTCTTATTCAAATATTTCAAAAGTTAAATGTTGATAAACAAAACCAACTTATGAAATGATTTAATCGTCTTAAAGCGTTACAAATAAAAATTCCTGAACGATATAAATTTAATGTTAGTAGTGACACAATAGCTATTATTTTAAAAAATCGGAAATTAATTATTGAACTTAGTAAAAAAATACCATCTGAATTTAATTTTAAAGACATTATGAGTTTTTTAAACATTATTGATGATTTTAAAAATACCAATATTAATATTAATATTGAAAATATTGATTTAACCCTTAATTATGTAGAATATGATAATACACAAGATTATTTGATGAATCGTTATTATTTCAATGTTCCCACATTAAACGCGATTCAAAAGATTAATTCAGGATTTAATGCCTTTGTTTATGGTGTAAATCAAAAATCTTTTCAAGACATATTAAATATTAAACATAGTGACCAATACATTGATCAACTTTACTTTAATAATCCTAATGATTATGATGCTAAGCGTCGCATATTACCAGTTCTTGTTTCTCGTAGTTATGCTGAATATTATCAGCATCAATATCAAGTCGGTGATATTACTAATAATTTTAATATGTTTTGAATTAAAGATATGAATATTAAAATTGTTGGTATTATTGATAATGCTACCGATGGATGAACTATTGTCACTAATGAAAAACTAATTGCGAAATATTTTGTTTATCGTGAAGCTATTAAGAATGGTGACAATTATGACATTATTGATGTTAATAAAGAGGGTAATGATTTTCAAAATAATAATTTTTATAACTTTATAATGGGGAAAAATGAAGTATTACAACCCTTACGGTCAATGGAACTTTATTATGAAAGAGATAGTATTCCGATTGTCACAATTGATAGTATTAGTACTAACAACAATAAAAACAATTTAGTAAGACCACCATTAATAAAAGAAGAACCTAACATTCCAACATTAGGAATTAAGAATACTGCTAATTTTAATAGCATTCTTATTATTCGTTTAGCAAAAGACGGTATTACTAATCTTTTAAATATCATTAGTAGTGTTTTAGATACAATTCGTTATGTAACCTTAGTAGTAGTAATTATTGTTTTAATTTTATTAGTTTCAATGATTATTGATGATAATGTTTTTATTATTGCGACAATGAAAATTCTCGGTTATCATATTAAGCAAATTGTTAGTTTAATTATTGGTTGGTATTTAATTGCTGTTATTCTTTTCTTTGCTGGTGGTGTGGGGCTTTCATTTTTAACTTGATATATTGTGGGTGCTTATATATTTAAACTCTCAGGAATTATGTATCTAACTCATATTTCATTAATTTCTTTATTATTAATAGTTGGCATTGTATTATTTATTCTTCTCATAACATACTTTATTTCAATTTTTATTATTCAAAGAAAGGATGTTCTCATCTTACAAAAAACATCATAG
- the ruvX gene encoding Holliday junction resolvase RuvX gives MKYLGLDVGSKTIGLAIGQGIISLSKTTINFPEYNFSQAINLVLQFIKQENPDIIIVGHPLNMNGTKSTTTIMVEDFVLQLKTKTNCEIILWDERLTSRSANQIMLTANVSRKKRKMNKDKLAAQLILQNYFDYLQHLAKAKKDK, from the coding sequence ATGAAATATTTAGGCTTAGATGTGGGTAGCAAAACAATTGGTTTAGCTATTGGTCAAGGAATTATTAGTTTATCAAAAACAACAATTAATTTTCCTGAATATAATTTTTCTCAAGCTATTAATTTAGTATTACAATTTATTAAACAAGAAAATCCTGATATAATTATTGTTGGTCATCCCTTAAATATGAATGGAACTAAAAGTACAACAACAATAATGGTTGAAGATTTTGTTTTGCAACTAAAAACAAAAACTAATTGCGAAATTATTTTATGAGATGAAAGATTAACATCACGATCGGCTAATCAAATAATGTTAACTGCTAATGTTTCACGGAAAAAACGAAAAATGAATAAAGATAAATTAGCAGCTCAATTAATTTTACAAAACTATTTTGATTATTTACAACATCTTGCAAAAGCAAAAAAAGACAAATAA